The following proteins are encoded in a genomic region of Nycticebus coucang isolate mNycCou1 chromosome 17, mNycCou1.pri, whole genome shotgun sequence:
- the TRIM36 gene encoding E3 ubiquitin-protein ligase TRIM36 isoform X1, whose translation MEGDGSDGLVTIKNIERELICPACKELFTHPLILPCQHSICHKCVKELLLTHDDSCNEVGSDNSNQSSPRLRLPSPSMDKIDRISRPGHKKILNGWKRSSLTTKTTTFPCPGCEHHVDLGDRGISGLFRNFTLESIVERYRQAARAATAIMCDLCKPPPQESTKSCMDCSASYCNECFKIYHPWGTVKAQHEYVGPTTNFRPKILMCPEHETERINMYCELCRRPVCHLCKLGGNHSNHRVTTMSSAYKTLKEKLSKDIDYLIGKESQVKSQISELNLLMKETECNGERAKEEAITHFEKLFEILEERKSSVLKAIDASKKLRLDKFQTQMEEYQGLLENNGLVGYAQEVLKETDQSCFVQTAKQLHLRIQKATESLKSFRPAAQTSFEDYVVNTSKQTELLGELSFFSSGIDVPEINEEQSKVYNNALINWHQPEKDKADSYILEYRKINRDDEMLSWNEIQVCGTSKVISELESNSIYAFRVRAYKGSVCSPCSRELVLHTPPAPVFSFLFDEKCGYNNEHLLLNLKRDRVESRAGFNLLLAAERIQVGYYTSLDYIIGDVGITKGKHFWAFRVEPYSYLVKAGVASSDKLQEWLRSPRDAVSPRYEQDSGHDSGSEDTSFDSSQPFTLVTIGMKKFFIPKSPTSSNEPENRVLPMPTSIGIFLDYDKGRVSFYDMEHMKCLCERQVDCSHTMYPAFALMGSGGIQLEEPISAKYLEYPGDM comes from the exons ATGGAGGGGGATGGTTCGGACGGGCTG GTTACCATTAAGAATATTGAAAGAGAGCTCATTTGCCCAGCATGCAAGGAGCTGTTTACCCACCCATTGATTCTCCCCTGTCAACATAGTATCTGTCATAAATGTGTAAAAGAACTCTTACTGACTCATGATGACTCATGCAATGAGGTGGGATCAGACAACTCCAATCAGAGCAGTCCTCGACTTCGGCTCCCTTCCCCTAGCATGGATAAAATTGATAGAATTAGCAGACCAG GTCATAAGAAGATATTAAATG GCTGGAAGCGCAGTTCATTGACCACGAAGACAACTACTTTTCCTTGCCCTGGCTGTGAGCATCATGTGGATCTTGGAGACCGAGGAATCAGCGGCCTGTTTCGAAATTTCACTTTGGAAAGTATTGTAGAAAGATATCGGCAGGCAGCGAGGGCGGCCACGGCCATTATGTGTGACCTTTGCAAACCGCCACCTCAGGAGTCCACAAAAAGCTGCATGGATTGTAGTGCAAGCTACTGCAACGAGTGCTTCAAAATCTATCACCCCTGGGGCACTGTGAAGGCTCAGCATGAGTACGTGGGCCCAACCACCAATTTTAGACCCAAG ATTTTAATGTGCCCAGAACACGAAACAGAGAGAATAAACATGTACTGTGAACTATGTAGGAGGCCGGTTTGTCATCTCTGCAAGTTGGGTGGTAATCATTCCAATCACCGCGTAACCACTATGAGCAGTGCCTACAAAACCTTGAAG gaaaagctttcaaagGATATTGATTACCTTATTGGTAAGGAGAGCCAGGTGAAGAGTCAGATTTCTGAACTAAATTTGTTAATGAAAGAAACAGAG TGTAATGGAGAGAGGGCTAAAGAAGAGGCAATTACACATTTTGAAAAGCTCTTTGAAATTCTGGAAGAGAGGAAGTCATCTGTGTTAAAAGCAATTGATGCTTCTAAGAAACTGAGATTAGACAAATTTCAGACTCAAATGGAGGAGTATCAGGGGCTTCTAGAGAACAATGGGCTTGTGGGATATGCCCAAGAAGTGCTGAAGGAGACAGACCAGTCTTGCTTTGTACAGACAGCTAAACAGCTCCACCTCAG AATACAGAAAGCTACGGAATCTTTGAAGAGCTTTAGACCGGCAGCGCAGACTTCTTTTGAAGACTATGTTGTTAATACATCTAAACAAACAGAACTCCTTGGAGAATTGTCGTTTTTCTCTAGTG GCATAGATGTGCCAGAGATCAATGAGGAACAGAGCAAAGTTTATAACAATGCCTTGATAAATTGGCACCAGCCAGAAAAGGATAAAGCTGATAGCTACATTCTGGAGTATCGGAAGATTAATAGAGATGATGAAATGTTGTCATGGAATGAGATACAAGTGTGTGGCACAAGTAAAgtcatttcagaacttgaaagcAATAGTATTTATGCTTTCAGAGTGAGAGCCTATAAGGGTTCAGTATGTAGTCCTTGCAGCAGGGAATTGGTTCTTCACACTCCTCCAGCTCCAG TTTTCAGTTTCCTCTTTGATGAAAAATGTGGCTATAATAATGAGCACCTTTTGTTGAACTTGAAGAGAGACCGGGTAGAGAGTAGAGCTGGATTTAATCTGCTCCTGGCTGCAGAACGTATCCAAGTGGGTTATTACACAAGCTTAGACTACATCATTGGAGATGTTGGAATCACAAAAGGGAAACACTTTTGGGCCTTCCGTGTGGAACCTTACTCATACCTGGTAAAAGCAGGCGTTGCTTCTAGTGATAAACTACAAGAATGGCTCCGCTCTCCCCGGGATGCAGTTAGTCCAAG GTATGAGCAAGACAGTGGCCACGACAGCGGGAGTGAGGACACCAGTTTTGATTCTTCACAGCCCTTTACGTTAGTTACCATAGGCATGAAGAAATTTTTTATACCTAAGTCACCCACTTCTTCTAATGAACCGGAAAATAGAGTTCTTCCCATGCCAACAAGTATAGGGATCTTCCTTGACTATGATAAAGGCAGAGTGAGCTTCTATGACATGGAGCACATGAAGTGCCTGTGTGAGCGCCAGGTGGACTGCTCGCACACCATGTACCCGGCCTTCGCACTGATGGGCAGTGGAGGAATTCAACTGGAAGAACCCATCTCAGCAAAGTACCTGGAATACCCAGGAGACATGTGA
- the TRIM36 gene encoding E3 ubiquitin-protein ligase TRIM36 isoform X2, whose product MEGDGSDGLVTIKNIERELICPACKELFTHPLILPCQHSICHKCVKELLLTHDDSCNEVGSDNSNQSSPRLRLPSPSMDKIDRISRPGWKRSSLTTKTTTFPCPGCEHHVDLGDRGISGLFRNFTLESIVERYRQAARAATAIMCDLCKPPPQESTKSCMDCSASYCNECFKIYHPWGTVKAQHEYVGPTTNFRPKILMCPEHETERINMYCELCRRPVCHLCKLGGNHSNHRVTTMSSAYKTLKEKLSKDIDYLIGKESQVKSQISELNLLMKETECNGERAKEEAITHFEKLFEILEERKSSVLKAIDASKKLRLDKFQTQMEEYQGLLENNGLVGYAQEVLKETDQSCFVQTAKQLHLRIQKATESLKSFRPAAQTSFEDYVVNTSKQTELLGELSFFSSGIDVPEINEEQSKVYNNALINWHQPEKDKADSYILEYRKINRDDEMLSWNEIQVCGTSKVISELESNSIYAFRVRAYKGSVCSPCSRELVLHTPPAPVFSFLFDEKCGYNNEHLLLNLKRDRVESRAGFNLLLAAERIQVGYYTSLDYIIGDVGITKGKHFWAFRVEPYSYLVKAGVASSDKLQEWLRSPRDAVSPRYEQDSGHDSGSEDTSFDSSQPFTLVTIGMKKFFIPKSPTSSNEPENRVLPMPTSIGIFLDYDKGRVSFYDMEHMKCLCERQVDCSHTMYPAFALMGSGGIQLEEPISAKYLEYPGDM is encoded by the exons ATGGAGGGGGATGGTTCGGACGGGCTG GTTACCATTAAGAATATTGAAAGAGAGCTCATTTGCCCAGCATGCAAGGAGCTGTTTACCCACCCATTGATTCTCCCCTGTCAACATAGTATCTGTCATAAATGTGTAAAAGAACTCTTACTGACTCATGATGACTCATGCAATGAGGTGGGATCAGACAACTCCAATCAGAGCAGTCCTCGACTTCGGCTCCCTTCCCCTAGCATGGATAAAATTGATAGAATTAGCAGACCAG GCTGGAAGCGCAGTTCATTGACCACGAAGACAACTACTTTTCCTTGCCCTGGCTGTGAGCATCATGTGGATCTTGGAGACCGAGGAATCAGCGGCCTGTTTCGAAATTTCACTTTGGAAAGTATTGTAGAAAGATATCGGCAGGCAGCGAGGGCGGCCACGGCCATTATGTGTGACCTTTGCAAACCGCCACCTCAGGAGTCCACAAAAAGCTGCATGGATTGTAGTGCAAGCTACTGCAACGAGTGCTTCAAAATCTATCACCCCTGGGGCACTGTGAAGGCTCAGCATGAGTACGTGGGCCCAACCACCAATTTTAGACCCAAG ATTTTAATGTGCCCAGAACACGAAACAGAGAGAATAAACATGTACTGTGAACTATGTAGGAGGCCGGTTTGTCATCTCTGCAAGTTGGGTGGTAATCATTCCAATCACCGCGTAACCACTATGAGCAGTGCCTACAAAACCTTGAAG gaaaagctttcaaagGATATTGATTACCTTATTGGTAAGGAGAGCCAGGTGAAGAGTCAGATTTCTGAACTAAATTTGTTAATGAAAGAAACAGAG TGTAATGGAGAGAGGGCTAAAGAAGAGGCAATTACACATTTTGAAAAGCTCTTTGAAATTCTGGAAGAGAGGAAGTCATCTGTGTTAAAAGCAATTGATGCTTCTAAGAAACTGAGATTAGACAAATTTCAGACTCAAATGGAGGAGTATCAGGGGCTTCTAGAGAACAATGGGCTTGTGGGATATGCCCAAGAAGTGCTGAAGGAGACAGACCAGTCTTGCTTTGTACAGACAGCTAAACAGCTCCACCTCAG AATACAGAAAGCTACGGAATCTTTGAAGAGCTTTAGACCGGCAGCGCAGACTTCTTTTGAAGACTATGTTGTTAATACATCTAAACAAACAGAACTCCTTGGAGAATTGTCGTTTTTCTCTAGTG GCATAGATGTGCCAGAGATCAATGAGGAACAGAGCAAAGTTTATAACAATGCCTTGATAAATTGGCACCAGCCAGAAAAGGATAAAGCTGATAGCTACATTCTGGAGTATCGGAAGATTAATAGAGATGATGAAATGTTGTCATGGAATGAGATACAAGTGTGTGGCACAAGTAAAgtcatttcagaacttgaaagcAATAGTATTTATGCTTTCAGAGTGAGAGCCTATAAGGGTTCAGTATGTAGTCCTTGCAGCAGGGAATTGGTTCTTCACACTCCTCCAGCTCCAG TTTTCAGTTTCCTCTTTGATGAAAAATGTGGCTATAATAATGAGCACCTTTTGTTGAACTTGAAGAGAGACCGGGTAGAGAGTAGAGCTGGATTTAATCTGCTCCTGGCTGCAGAACGTATCCAAGTGGGTTATTACACAAGCTTAGACTACATCATTGGAGATGTTGGAATCACAAAAGGGAAACACTTTTGGGCCTTCCGTGTGGAACCTTACTCATACCTGGTAAAAGCAGGCGTTGCTTCTAGTGATAAACTACAAGAATGGCTCCGCTCTCCCCGGGATGCAGTTAGTCCAAG GTATGAGCAAGACAGTGGCCACGACAGCGGGAGTGAGGACACCAGTTTTGATTCTTCACAGCCCTTTACGTTAGTTACCATAGGCATGAAGAAATTTTTTATACCTAAGTCACCCACTTCTTCTAATGAACCGGAAAATAGAGTTCTTCCCATGCCAACAAGTATAGGGATCTTCCTTGACTATGATAAAGGCAGAGTGAGCTTCTATGACATGGAGCACATGAAGTGCCTGTGTGAGCGCCAGGTGGACTGCTCGCACACCATGTACCCGGCCTTCGCACTGATGGGCAGTGGAGGAATTCAACTGGAAGAACCCATCTCAGCAAAGTACCTGGAATACCCAGGAGACATGTGA